A stretch of Heptranchias perlo isolate sHepPer1 chromosome 1, sHepPer1.hap1, whole genome shotgun sequence DNA encodes these proteins:
- the tmem33 gene encoding transmembrane protein 33 → MADATRNGPQGGILQFMMANKLEAAMWLSRLFTVYCSILFIFPFMGLYEAANFYQRALLANALTSALRLHQRLPHFQLSRAFLSQALLEDSCHYLLFSLIFVNSYPVTMSIFPVFLFSLLHATAYTKKIFDILGPASLAFLRSILDKISANQQNILKFIACNEIFLMPATVFMLLSGHGSLLQPFIYYRFLALRYSSHRNPYCRTLFSELKMLLEHLIMKPACPGFLRNMCRNCISFVSRLAPTTN, encoded by the exons caaTTCATGATGGCTAACAAACTGGAGGCTGCCATGTGGCTTTCCCGGCTCTTCACAGTGTACTGTTCCATCCTCTTTATATTTCCTTTCATGGG ATTGTACGAGGCTGCCAATTTTTACCAACGTGCCTTGCTGGCAAATGCCCTTACCAGTGCACTTCGATTACACCAACGCTTACCTCACTTCCAGTTGAGCCGTGCTTTTCTGAGTCAGGCCCTGCTAGAGGACAGCTGCCACTATCTCCTTTTCTCATTGATCTTTGTCAACTCCTATCCAGTTACTA TGAGTATTTTTCCAGTTTTCCTATTTTCTTTGCTGCATGCTACAGCCTACACAAAGAAAATTTTTGAT ATCCTGGGTCCAGCCAGTTTGGCTTTTCTGAGGTCCATCTTGGATAAAATTTCAGCCAATCAGCAGAACATTTTGAAGTTTATTGCCTGCAATGAGATTTTTCTGATGCCGGCCACAGTCTTCATGCTTTTAAG CGGCCATGGAAGCTTGTTGCAGCCTTTCATTTATTACCGATTTCTCGCACTTCGATACTCCTCTCATAGAAATCCCTACTGCCG AACTCTCTTTTCAGAGCTGAAAATGCTGTTAGAACATTTGATCATGAAGCCTGCCTGCCCTGGATTTTTGCGAAACATGTGCCGTAACtgtatttcttttgtaagccgatTGGCTCCCACCACAAATTGA